A portion of the bacterium genome contains these proteins:
- a CDS encoding glucoamylase family protein, translating into MKRLIPTFFRLFLFLILLCSYVEEAKGLPGDAPEGSVSVADFDDCSKDNLEPYEAESTQGCVLSFGSNRLQDKKGFSLKLDYDLNPPNNSLNGFRIKFREKITDIFDGVVFYVKGDKKEGFTTRFNIIFKSKKESGTYPVTGVTSSWKLVPILFSEVKGISDWSRISELDILLDSKIVTNLRGAIYIDDIFLSPGSDLETKQVKSSDLVIGDSRTEILIDNLKGFPEKVVIKRNIPKTEKEFLRTIARDTWGYFRDIVDRKRNLPLNYIQVAPKKAVGDYVSTTDLGLYFVSIVSAYDLGFINKKEAIERIKNSLDTVEKLEKAHGFMYNYYDTTRLNPTSNFISFVDSGWLMMGLIIVRQAFPEEMGDRCTRIIDSRDFSFFYDRAQGQMRHGYHLDNKRYSEYHYGAFYTEARAISLMAIGKGDVPPEHWFKIYRTFPREWTWQNKVPDGTVKKYLGIDVFEGYYEYDGLKIVPSWGGSMFEGLMPTMVIKEAELGKKNLGLNNSRYVEAHIRFAKKKGYPVWGVSPCTIPGEGYDAYGVKDIGLRGYDGGVVTPHATFLALELVPERAVANLKKFLQVYPDIYGEYGFYDSVNVETGEISKKYLCLDQAMVLIPLNNYLNKGIIRNRFHNDEIGRRVEYLLEIEEFY; encoded by the coding sequence ATGAAGCGGTTAATTCCGACATTCTTTAGACTCTTTCTTTTTTTGATTTTACTTTGTTCCTATGTTGAAGAAGCAAAAGGCCTGCCCGGGGATGCGCCCGAGGGGTCGGTATCTGTTGCCGATTTCGATGATTGTTCTAAGGATAATCTGGAGCCTTATGAGGCAGAGTCAACTCAAGGTTGTGTTCTCTCTTTTGGTTCGAATCGCCTGCAAGACAAGAAAGGTTTCTCGCTGAAACTCGATTACGACCTCAACCCTCCCAATAATAGCCTCAATGGCTTCCGCATTAAATTTAGGGAAAAAATCACTGACATCTTTGATGGGGTCGTATTCTATGTGAAAGGTGATAAGAAAGAGGGATTCACCACTAGATTCAATATAATTTTCAAGAGTAAGAAAGAGAGCGGAACCTACCCGGTAACGGGAGTGACCAGTTCCTGGAAACTGGTTCCCATCCTTTTTAGCGAAGTTAAAGGAATTAGTGACTGGAGCAGAATAAGTGAATTGGATATTCTTCTCGACTCAAAAATTGTTACCAATCTGAGAGGAGCTATCTATATTGATGATATTTTTCTCTCTCCGGGATCCGACCTGGAAACAAAGCAGGTTAAGTCATCAGACCTGGTTATAGGCGATTCTCGCACCGAGATACTGATAGATAATCTGAAGGGATTTCCTGAAAAGGTAGTAATAAAGAGAAATATTCCAAAGACAGAGAAGGAGTTTCTTCGGACTATAGCCAGGGATACCTGGGGGTACTTTCGGGATATAGTGGATAGGAAAAGGAATCTTCCTCTGAACTATATTCAGGTTGCGCCCAAAAAAGCAGTGGGTGATTATGTGAGCACTACAGATTTGGGTCTCTATTTTGTGTCAATTGTTTCTGCTTATGACCTGGGGTTCATAAATAAAAAGGAAGCGATAGAGAGAATAAAAAATAGTCTGGACACGGTGGAGAAGTTAGAAAAAGCGCATGGCTTTATGTATAACTATTACGATACAACCAGACTTAATCCCACGAGTAATTTTATCTCCTTTGTAGATAGTGGATGGCTTATGATGGGTCTAATCATCGTGCGCCAGGCTTTTCCAGAAGAGATGGGAGATAGGTGTACAAGGATAATCGATTCCCGCGACTTTTCCTTCTTTTATGACCGCGCCCAGGGACAGATGCGCCATGGGTACCATCTCGATAATAAGAGATATTCTGAATACCATTATGGGGCTTTCTATACTGAGGCGAGGGCAATCAGCTTGATGGCTATTGGCAAAGGAGATGTCCCGCCAGAGCACTGGTTCAAAATATATCGCACCTTCCCTAGAGAGTGGACATGGCAGAATAAAGTTCCCGATGGCACAGTTAAGAAATATTTAGGCATAGATGTCTTTGAGGGTTATTACGAATATGACGGACTGAAGATAGTTCCCAGCTGGGGAGGGAGCATGTTCGAGGGGCTTATGCCCACTATGGTAATTAAAGAGGCGGAGCTGGGTAAGAAGAATCTTGGTTTGAATAATTCAAGGTATGTTGAAGCACATATCAGATTTGCAAAGAAGAAGGGATATCCGGTCTGGGGGGTGTCCCCGTGCACGATTCCGGGGGAAGGTTATGACGCATACGGAGTAAAAGATATAGGGTTGAGAGGTTACGATGGGGGGGTTGTTACTCCACATGCCACCTTTCTGGCTCTGGAGCTTGTGCCCGAAAGGGCAGTTGCCAATTTGAAAAAGTTTCTCCAGGTTTATCCTGATATATATGGAGAATATGGGTTTTACGATTCAGTAAATGTTGAGACAGGGGAAATATCCAAGAAGTATCTATGTCTTGACCAGGCAATGGTACTGATTCCACTTAATAATTACCTTAACAAGGGAATAATCAGAAATAGGTTCCATAATGATGAGATTGGGAGGAGAGTAGAGTATCTGCTGGAGATAGAAGAATTCTATTGA
- a CDS encoding extracellular solute-binding protein, giving the protein MRNRSLLKNFAILISLSLLFLVCLGEKSLAKKEEETITVWAMGAEGMKIAQMARKFEQANPGIRVITQAIPWEAAHEKLITSVVGEIPPDVSQLGTTWMAEFQAMGALAPLNEFISRSEIISKDKFFPASWETNLINGRVYGIPWYVDTRVIFYRKDLLKEAGFDHPPRTWEELERIGKALVKDRDGDGKIDQYGMALPVKDWNILSMFIWENGGNILTPDNSKSDVESEATREAFQFYHRFFQENIVPTAEAVDVDLFHAFRTGFYPIFISGPWMIELIRNELGKEYEGRWDVAMMPRKKFPTSFVGGCNLVVFKGSKHKEASWKFIEFMSQPEIQVEWYRIITDLPAVKSAWQDPFFNDKPMVRVFGEQLNYTKSPPNIPEWEQVADAMQRRMEELILGKMNLFQTLGTLTKDINEILEKKERMASKGKFFLSIGAILVFIWGLAFLWKRYHRKVKEIEVPEEERISGVKRIVSSLRKYHVPYLFIIPSLTILFVFLFLPVVVSFITSLTDWDIYGLANWKNISFVGFENYQTLLRDKIFWKSLFNTFYFVVVGVPFAISLALLMAIVLNEEFIKFKSFFRTSYFAPVVTTLVAVAVVWRWLYNPDYGLINWVLQTVGLPPQNWLGDTKLAMPSLIVMAAWKNFGYNMVIFLAGLQAIPDTLYDAAKVDGASYWQRFRYITLPGLRSTTFFVTVTTMIGFFQLFGEPYVMTKGGPLNSTISVVLHMYNQGFKFFRMGYASAIGYILFGIIVVFTILQIKLQKAAY; this is encoded by the coding sequence ATGAGAAATCGAAGTTTGCTTAAAAATTTTGCCATACTAATTTCGCTGAGCCTTCTTTTCCTCGTTTGCTTGGGTGAGAAGAGCCTGGCAAAAAAAGAAGAGGAGACTATTACTGTCTGGGCTATGGGTGCAGAAGGAATGAAGATTGCACAGATGGCGCGGAAATTTGAACAGGCTAATCCCGGAATTAGAGTTATTACCCAGGCTATTCCCTGGGAGGCAGCCCACGAAAAACTTATCACTTCTGTGGTGGGAGAGATTCCTCCCGATGTTTCCCAGCTGGGAACAACCTGGATGGCTGAATTTCAAGCTATGGGCGCCCTTGCTCCTCTTAATGAATTCATTTCCAGGTCGGAAATTATCAGCAAGGATAAGTTCTTCCCTGCTTCCTGGGAGACAAACCTCATCAATGGAAGAGTCTATGGAATTCCCTGGTATGTGGATACAAGAGTTATATTCTATCGAAAGGACCTGTTGAAAGAGGCCGGATTTGACCATCCTCCTCGCACCTGGGAAGAACTGGAGAGGATCGGAAAGGCTCTAGTTAAGGACAGGGATGGCGATGGCAAGATTGACCAGTATGGAATGGCGCTTCCGGTTAAAGATTGGAATATCCTGTCAATGTTCATCTGGGAGAATGGCGGCAACATTTTAACTCCCGACAATTCAAAGTCGGATGTGGAAAGCGAGGCAACACGAGAAGCTTTCCAGTTTTATCACCGGTTTTTCCAGGAGAATATTGTTCCCACTGCCGAGGCTGTAGATGTGGACCTATTCCATGCTTTCAGGACCGGGTTCTATCCAATTTTTATCTCCGGCCCCTGGATGATAGAACTCATACGGAATGAATTGGGGAAAGAGTATGAGGGAAGATGGGATGTGGCAATGATGCCCCGGAAAAAATTCCCCACATCATTTGTAGGAGGATGTAATTTAGTCGTTTTCAAAGGTTCAAAACATAAGGAAGCTTCCTGGAAATTTATCGAGTTTATGAGCCAACCAGAAATACAGGTAGAATGGTATAGAATCATCACAGACCTTCCCGCAGTTAAATCTGCCTGGCAGGATCCCTTCTTCAATGATAAACCGATGGTGAGAGTTTTTGGGGAACAACTCAACTATACCAAGTCTCCTCCCAATATTCCAGAATGGGAACAGGTTGCTGATGCTATGCAGAGGCGTATGGAAGAGTTAATCCTGGGCAAAATGAACCTATTTCAAACATTGGGAACATTGACTAAGGACATTAATGAGATACTGGAAAAGAAAGAGAGAATGGCGAGCAAGGGAAAATTCTTCTTAAGTATTGGGGCAATTTTAGTGTTTATATGGGGACTTGCCTTCTTGTGGAAAAGGTATCACCGCAAGGTTAAGGAAATAGAAGTACCAGAGGAGGAGAGAATTTCTGGTGTTAAAAGAATCGTCAGTTCACTCAGAAAATATCATGTTCCCTACCTTTTCATTATCCCCTCCTTAACCATTCTTTTCGTCTTTCTTTTTCTTCCGGTTGTTGTCTCATTCATTACGAGTTTAACCGACTGGGATATCTATGGGCTTGCCAACTGGAAGAATATCTCATTCGTTGGATTTGAAAACTATCAGACACTTCTCCGGGATAAAATTTTTTGGAAATCCCTTTTTAATACATTTTACTTTGTAGTAGTTGGCGTTCCTTTTGCCATTTCCCTTGCTCTTCTGATGGCTATTGTTCTGAATGAAGAATTTATTAAATTCAAATCTTTTTTCCGTACTTCCTACTTTGCACCAGTAGTAACGACACTGGTTGCTGTAGCTGTGGTCTGGCGATGGCTGTATAATCCCGACTATGGTTTAATTAACTGGGTTCTGCAAACAGTAGGTTTACCTCCTCAGAACTGGCTTGGTGATACAAAGTTGGCTATGCCCTCTTTGATTGTTATGGCAGCCTGGAAGAATTTTGGCTATAATATGGTTATTTTTCTGGCCGGTCTTCAGGCGATTCCCGATACTCTCTATGATGCAGCCAAAGTGGATGGTGCCAGTTACTGGCAGAGATTTCGTTATATTACCTTACCTGGGTTAAGATCCACCACTTTCTTCGTTACCGTTACCACGATGATAGGGTTCTTTCAACTTTTTGGCGAGCCTTATGTAATGACAAAGGGAGGTCCGTTAAATTCCACAATCTCCGTTGTTCTCCATATGTATAACCAGGGCTTTAAGTTTTTCCGTATGGGTTATGCTTCTGCCATCGGCTATATACTCTTTGGTATTATTGTGGTTTTTACTATTTTGCAGATAAAACTCCAGAAGGCTGCCTATTAG
- a CDS encoding carbohydrate ABC transporter permease, translated as MKRELNLVKILTLIRRIFIHLLLFAGLAITLAPFIWMISTSFKSSESVFTFPPQWIPKHPTIEQYQALFREVNFLQFFKNSVIVAFGITLFSLFLNSLGGFAFAKHKFPGREKIFALLLATMMVPGQITMIPVFLMLKSVGLINSYWGLIIPAGASAFGIFLMRQFITTIPTDLIESARIDGCSEFRIYWTIILPLCKPVLAALGIFTFMGSWNAFLWPLIVMIKENMYTLPVALANLSGQYATKFGLLMAGAVVVVIPVLIVFIVAQRYVIKGVAVTGLKQ; from the coding sequence ATGAAAAGAGAACTGAACTTGGTAAAGATTCTTACATTGATTAGAAGAATATTTATTCATCTTCTTCTATTTGCAGGTCTTGCTATTACTCTGGCTCCTTTTATCTGGATGATTTCCACTTCATTTAAATCTAGTGAGAGTGTATTTACATTTCCCCCTCAGTGGATTCCCAAGCATCCAACTATAGAGCAGTACCAGGCACTATTTCGCGAGGTAAACTTTTTACAATTCTTTAAGAATAGCGTAATTGTCGCTTTTGGAATAACTCTATTTAGTCTCTTTTTGAACTCTCTCGGCGGGTTTGCCTTTGCCAAACATAAATTCCCGGGAAGGGAGAAGATATTTGCTCTACTTTTAGCCACTATGATGGTGCCAGGTCAGATAACGATGATACCTGTCTTTCTTATGTTAAAGAGCGTTGGACTAATAAATAGTTACTGGGGACTGATAATTCCCGCAGGAGCAAGTGCCTTTGGAATATTTTTGATGAGGCAATTTATTACTACCATACCTACCGACCTAATTGAATCGGCGAGGATAGATGGTTGCTCTGAGTTCAGAATTTACTGGACCATTATCTTGCCTCTCTGTAAACCAGTCTTGGCTGCCTTGGGAATCTTTACTTTTATGGGTTCCTGGAATGCTTTCCTCTGGCCATTAATTGTAATGATTAAAGAAAATATGTACACGTTACCTGTTGCCCTGGCTAACCTCAGTGGTCAATATGCAACAAAATTCGGTCTGCTTATGGCCGGGGCAGTGGTGGTGGTTATCCCTGTGCTTATTGTTTTCATTGTGGCACAGAGGTATGTGATTAAAGGAGTTGCCGTAACCGGATTAAAACAGTAG
- a CDS encoding beta-galactosidase — translation MEGTARRKIGINCVRPLYTTHKMNRQEIRLKEGRFVLGDKPFFLYSGEVHYFRIPRKEWRDRLRKAKATGLNTISSYIPWSWHELKEGSFDFIGKTRPERNLLDFIKLLQEFGLYFFARVGPISNAELVHEGLPHWLLKSHPEVYSKGEGLSDLPHVTLVSYLNPTFQKYVKRWYEKILPIIAKHQVTKGGNILLLQLCNEIGMVHWVNKTADYSRTATKLYQDFLRKSYGEISKLNRNYGTDYRDFSQIEQLDGRADSDWKPAFWDWAKFYRWYYATYYQSLARQAIAHQITLPMVANIPQFYDFDVRGRGIYSPMTTSMFRDFPLHVPEVIFGGAYQPRRLDYDNFHDIVLTTEVMKMVSFPDAPTICCELQTGMLRGRPKIHSADVELLLKGSISQGLNGVNSYLFCGGTNPEGLGVFGSYHDWQAPISPEGEERPHLEPLKSFGKFINTFGEKLALTEKEFDTVFGFYTPYYATEYLKGKFAEELEKKRDQLFFDGVARLLQLAGINYSLEDLQRSSIEKLLSHPTLWVFCLDFMDSQTQMKLVQYVERGGRLIVFPTLPIMDLSYWKKTLLLDGLGIEISGKLRENLVKVKGREVLARGETTIFRVSERSDAIVARTLEGKPCGLLKRKGKGRALILGFGISHVFDYHIDLIKDFASQMGIKPSIVVKLGEVMATVRSTVRAVNNSKYGFLFLNNYKDEPEHVKISLRIPGERRITSLPERGLIYVPQRSASVLPLNVPLSEKIKIKWSTVEILEYKVGKPVTLLVRGTVGGDAEIILSCKRAKIARIDGKRVPFNYVGGLLKIHFKPSGKQQKLSIQL, via the coding sequence ATGGAAGGGACGGCACGCCGAAAAATCGGCATAAACTGCGTCCGTCCCCTATACACTACCCACAAAATGAACAGACAGGAAATTAGACTGAAAGAGGGAAGGTTTGTTCTTGGGGACAAGCCTTTCTTTTTATATTCTGGAGAGGTCCACTACTTCAGAATTCCCAGAAAAGAATGGAGAGACCGCTTAAGAAAGGCTAAGGCTACAGGACTTAATACAATCAGTTCTTATATCCCCTGGTCCTGGCATGAATTGAAAGAGGGGTCTTTCGATTTCATTGGAAAGACCCGTCCCGAACGCAACTTACTGGACTTCATTAAACTTCTGCAGGAGTTTGGTCTATATTTTTTTGCCAGGGTTGGACCCATAAGTAACGCAGAATTGGTTCACGAAGGACTACCCCACTGGCTTTTAAAGAGCCATCCCGAAGTCTATAGTAAGGGTGAAGGATTGAGTGACCTGCCCCATGTGACTCTGGTCTCCTACCTGAATCCCACATTTCAGAAGTATGTAAAGAGATGGTACGAGAAGATATTACCCATTATCGCCAAACACCAGGTCACAAAAGGAGGGAATATCCTCCTCCTCCAGCTATGTAACGAGATAGGTATGGTCCACTGGGTAAACAAGACTGCGGATTATAGCCGAACTGCTACTAAACTGTACCAGGATTTCCTGCGAAAAAGTTATGGTGAAATTAGTAAACTAAATAGAAATTACGGAACAGACTATAGAGACTTCAGTCAAATTGAACAACTGGATGGTCGTGCAGATTCTGACTGGAAGCCCGCGTTCTGGGACTGGGCAAAATTCTATCGTTGGTATTACGCCACATACTATCAATCTTTAGCCCGCCAGGCAATAGCCCATCAAATCACTCTCCCAATGGTAGCCAATATTCCACAATTTTACGATTTTGATGTTCGGGGCAGAGGAATCTATAGTCCCATGACCACCTCAATGTTCCGCGATTTTCCTCTCCATGTTCCTGAGGTGATATTTGGCGGTGCTTACCAGCCTCGTCGTTTGGATTACGATAACTTTCATGATATAGTACTCACTACAGAAGTAATGAAGATGGTCTCGTTTCCAGATGCGCCTACCATCTGTTGTGAACTTCAGACGGGAATGCTACGGGGTCGTCCCAAAATCCATTCTGCTGATGTAGAGTTGCTCCTGAAAGGTTCTATAAGTCAAGGGTTAAATGGAGTAAATTCTTATCTGTTTTGTGGAGGCACAAATCCGGAAGGCTTAGGAGTCTTTGGCTCTTATCACGACTGGCAGGCACCCATTTCTCCAGAGGGAGAAGAGAGGCCGCACCTTGAGCCTCTAAAATCTTTCGGTAAGTTTATCAACACATTTGGAGAGAAGTTAGCATTGACTGAAAAGGAGTTCGATACTGTATTTGGATTCTATACCCCTTACTATGCTACAGAATACCTAAAAGGAAAATTTGCAGAAGAACTTGAGAAGAAGAGAGATCAACTCTTCTTTGACGGGGTGGCGAGACTACTTCAGCTTGCTGGAATAAACTATTCCCTGGAGGATTTACAAAGAAGTTCTATCGAAAAGCTTCTTTCTCATCCCACTCTCTGGGTCTTCTGTCTTGATTTTATGGATAGCCAGACGCAGATGAAGTTAGTCCAGTATGTGGAGAGGGGAGGCAGACTTATTGTCTTCCCCACACTACCTATAATGGACCTATCTTACTGGAAAAAAACCCTTTTACTGGATGGCCTGGGGATAGAAATTTCAGGAAAGCTGAGAGAGAATCTGGTTAAGGTGAAAGGCAGGGAGGTACTCGCACGAGGAGAGACGACAATTTTTCGTGTTAGTGAACGTTCGGATGCTATTGTTGCCAGAACCCTTGAAGGAAAGCCTTGCGGATTATTGAAGAGGAAGGGAAAGGGTCGGGCTCTAATTCTTGGTTTTGGAATTTCTCATGTTTTCGATTACCACATTGACCTAATAAAAGATTTCGCCAGCCAGATGGGCATCAAGCCTTCTATTGTAGTGAAGTTAGGGGAGGTTATGGCAACAGTGAGGAGCACAGTGCGAGCCGTAAACAACAGCAAATATGGGTTTCTCTTTCTTAACAATTATAAAGATGAACCTGAACATGTGAAAATATCACTGAGGATACCGGGAGAGAGGAGAATAACCAGTTTGCCCGAGAGAGGGTTGATATATGTTCCCCAGCGTTCCGCTTCGGTTCTACCGTTAAATGTTCCTTTATCAGAAAAGATTAAAATAAAATGGTCCACTGTAGAAATTTTAGAATATAAAGTTGGTAAACCAGTAACTTTATTAGTGCGAGGAACAGTAGGTGGGGATGCTGAAATTATACTCTCCTGTAAGAGAGCAAAAATAGCAAGAATTGATGGAAAGAGAGTTCCTTTCAATTATGTTGGTGGTTTATTAAAGATTCATTTTAAACCAAGCGGCAAGCAACAAAAATTATCCATCCAATTGTAA
- a CDS encoding transposase has product MHRWQDLSKRRKAIRLRDFEYSNSDYVYFITICARHLSSPFLDCGLAQEVLKSLLSLREEGRIFLYCYCLMLDHLHIVLSPRVSCEGECSEDLSKILGDFKSYTTRLSWKHGIKGKLWQRNFYDHIGRKGEDLIAICNYILANPVRKGLVENPENWSYSGLLDPLPI; this is encoded by the coding sequence ATGCATAGATGGCAAGATCTATCGAAACGCAGGAAAGCCATACGGTTAAGAGATTTCGAGTACAGTAATTCTGATTACGTGTATTTCATAACAATTTGTGCAAGACATTTATCAAGTCCTTTTTTAGATTGTGGTTTAGCTCAAGAAGTATTGAAATCTCTTCTATCTTTGAGAGAGGAAGGGAGGATTTTTCTTTACTGCTACTGTTTGATGCTCGATCATTTACACATCGTTCTATCGCCACGGGTAAGTTGTGAAGGAGAGTGTTCCGAAGACCTTTCAAAGATACTTGGAGATTTCAAGAGCTATACAACGAGGCTGAGCTGGAAGCATGGTATAAAAGGCAAACTATGGCAGAGAAATTTTTATGACCATATCGGAAGAAAAGGAGAAGATTTAATAGCTATCTGCAATTACATTCTCGCAAATCCAGTAAGGAAGGGGTTAGTAGAAAATCCAGAGAATTGGTCGTATTCTGGTTTGCTCGACCCATTGCCCATATAA
- a CDS encoding glycosyl hydrolase family 65 protein: MEEEKKFENPYGYFTSDGKEYVITRPDTPRPWVNVICPGDYGLVVSQAGSGFSWRSDVKLNMVTRWEQDLLKDDWGKYLYLRDDASGDYWSLAWKPVCKQPESYQCRHGIGYTTINSLNNEISSSFTIFVPPDEPLEIWMVKLRNESSRKRSLSLFSYLEWRLGAVTDSHREFHKIFIETEYMKKESALLASKRLWELGNRQGQQWNMDWKYLAFHSSSIKPNSFVINRESFLGKYGSLESPAILKGGSSPIIPLAKGGSYKWVDPIASLQLNIQLESYQEKTIIFTLGCAKNRKEASSLIAKYRKVENGAEALERTKRFWEKYLKSPRVQTPDEGFNFMNNTWLKYQALSARLWGRTGYYQLSGAYGFRDQLQDSQIFLPFAPESTRKQILLHARHQFKDGTVYHWWHPLSGEGRITGKTDDLLWLPYVTINYLKETDDFTILSQKVPYLPEPGKTSKGRGQTDTLYNHCKKAIERVFKRFSRRGLPLIGEGDWNDGMSAVGCRWKGESIWLAHFLYGILRDFAEVAKRKKDKNLARRYIQKSKVLKEKINRYGWDGSWYIRATKDSGAPIGSSKCKEGKIFLNAQTWAVINGVAPQERAEKAMESVEKILGAKYGPLIFYPAYSQPDETIGYLTRYAPGVRENGGVYTHAAVWAVIAECIMKRQKKAWQFYLGICPVYRGNDSELYKAEPYVTPGNVDGPASPNFGQAGWTWYTGSAVWMCKAGTEWILGVRATFDGLIVDPCIPREWKGFKMERRFRGATYQIEVDNSRGVSYGVREVIVDGKKVDGGTEVLPYAVIPVFGDGKTHKVVVKLG, translated from the coding sequence ATGGAAGAAGAGAAAAAGTTCGAAAATCCATATGGTTATTTTACCTCTGATGGGAAGGAGTATGTGATTACCCGTCCGGACACTCCTCGTCCCTGGGTCAATGTAATCTGTCCTGGCGATTATGGATTGGTCGTCTCCCAGGCGGGAAGTGGTTTCAGCTGGCGTAGTGATGTGAAGTTGAATATGGTTACTCGCTGGGAACAAGACCTGCTCAAGGACGATTGGGGAAAATATCTCTATTTAAGAGATGACGCTTCGGGTGATTACTGGTCACTTGCCTGGAAGCCGGTATGTAAACAACCCGAAAGTTACCAGTGCCGTCACGGGATAGGATATACCACAATTAATTCCCTTAATAACGAGATTTCCAGTAGCTTTACAATCTTCGTTCCCCCGGATGAGCCCCTTGAAATCTGGATGGTGAAGTTGAGAAACGAATCTTCCAGAAAGCGTTCCTTAAGTCTATTCAGCTATTTAGAATGGCGTCTGGGTGCAGTGACAGATAGTCATAGAGAATTTCACAAAATTTTTATTGAAACAGAATATATGAAAAAAGAAAGTGCTCTTCTGGCAAGCAAGCGCTTGTGGGAACTTGGAAATAGACAGGGACAGCAATGGAATATGGACTGGAAGTATCTTGCCTTCCATTCTTCCAGCATTAAACCCAACTCTTTTGTAATCAATAGAGAATCTTTCCTGGGAAAGTATGGCTCTTTAGAGAGTCCTGCCATCTTGAAAGGAGGCTCCTCCCCCATAATCCCGCTCGCTAAAGGAGGTTCCTATAAGTGGGTTGATCCCATTGCAAGTCTACAACTCAATATCCAGCTTGAAAGTTACCAGGAGAAGACAATCATCTTTACTCTTGGTTGCGCCAAAAATAGGAAGGAAGCGTCATCTCTAATCGCAAAGTACAGGAAGGTGGAGAATGGAGCAGAGGCCTTAGAGAGAACAAAAAGATTCTGGGAGAAATATCTAAAAAGCCCACGGGTCCAGACGCCGGATGAAGGCTTCAATTTTATGAACAATACCTGGCTTAAATATCAGGCCCTCTCGGCGCGGCTCTGGGGAAGGACGGGATACTATCAATTGAGCGGGGCATACGGTTTCCGGGACCAACTTCAGGACAGTCAAATCTTTCTTCCTTTTGCACCGGAATCGACCAGGAAGCAGATTCTTCTCCACGCCCGACATCAGTTCAAAGATGGCACAGTCTACCATTGGTGGCATCCTCTTTCCGGAGAGGGAAGAATTACCGGGAAGACTGACGACCTACTATGGCTTCCTTATGTAACAATTAATTATTTGAAGGAGACAGACGATTTTACCATCCTTTCTCAAAAGGTTCCCTATCTTCCTGAACCCGGTAAAACGAGTAAGGGGAGAGGCCAAACCGATACATTATATAATCATTGTAAAAAAGCAATAGAAAGAGTCTTCAAGAGGTTCAGTCGGAGAGGACTTCCTCTTATTGGAGAGGGTGATTGGAACGACGGGATGTCTGCTGTTGGCTGCAGGTGGAAAGGGGAAAGCATCTGGCTGGCACATTTTCTTTACGGAATTTTGAGAGATTTTGCCGAAGTCGCAAAAAGAAAGAAAGATAAAAACCTTGCCCGAAGGTATATCCAGAAAAGCAAAGTTTTAAAAGAAAAGATAAATAGGTATGGATGGGACGGGAGTTGGTATATTAGAGCTACAAAAGATAGCGGCGCTCCCATAGGGAGCTCCAAGTGCAAGGAAGGAAAGATATTCCTCAATGCGCAGACCTGGGCAGTCATAAATGGCGTAGCTCCCCAAGAGAGAGCTGAGAAGGCTATGGAATCGGTGGAAAAAATTCTGGGAGCAAAGTATGGGCCGCTCATTTTCTATCCAGCCTACTCACAGCCAGATGAAACCATAGGTTACCTTACCCGCTATGCGCCCGGCGTAAGAGAGAACGGAGGCGTATATACCCATGCGGCCGTTTGGGCAGTGATAGCAGAATGCATAATGAAAAGACAGAAGAAGGCCTGGCAGTTCTATCTAGGGATATGTCCAGTCTATCGGGGAAACGATTCCGAGCTATACAAGGCTGAACCCTACGTAACCCCAGGCAATGTGGACGGTCCTGCTTCACCAAATTTTGGTCAGGCTGGCTGGACATGGTATACCGGTTCTGCTGTCTGGATGTGTAAAGCGGGAACGGAGTGGATTCTGGGAGTAAGGGCGACATTTGACGGTTTAATTGTTGATCCTTGCATTCCCCGGGAATGGAAGGGATTTAAGATGGAGAGGAGATTTCGGGGAGCCACGTACCAGATAGAGGTGGATAATAGTAGAGGTGTCTCTTATGGAGTAAGAGAAGTAATCGTGGATGGGAAGAAAGTAGACGGAGGTACAGAAGTCCTTCCTTATGCAGTCATTCCAGTTTTTGGCGACGGAAAAACTCACAAAGTTGTAGTCAAACTCGGTTAA